In the Setaria italica strain Yugu1 chromosome VI, Setaria_italica_v2.0, whole genome shotgun sequence genome, one interval contains:
- the LOC101782187 gene encoding F-box protein At5g39450 — protein sequence MSSGDLDGAALILSLPEDVLALISARLCTRDLLALSAASRRLRHALYGGGADKAWLAQCRRLLPSPPHLLAWRAAAGGSSLAVCRFLHSAAPLLGALWAHQNPELGNLVAAVPGFLSVVAARAIPQELSPRLRWAPVFELLADAHGRPAILFLHGHQPADLFPARLSSLQPHANVLFLEAQTDQDPIAASSSHQFPRLAFGDRRRLLDSLVDACRVTLPPDLVAAPLFARSEEDLPVLAARREAMLRLHREAGGGMVRTPEVQGLLLEAKKKAAPSSPSDGGERIRLRRSLSAVAVAVRNGLRQMVTRSVSANSRTQYIDTKHLLLADFLHTGESVGLSIRGARMRLSTYRAWPSMHDNRFALYKLTVQPPVPGREYSGLWGGTFGWPPGRPEDECKPRKALFFLLLSYEEDSEGKPLLIATKVLEGTHYVVHPNGSSMFVARMGEPSTEAFPWQTDGESRNVDVERGFAGEGIATGYGFRYPGSKPGSLFVLQDGQLAFVWKETGAVLTLKRLNLEELLKKGERVPALQPVPNFAYLTKSYSNVFTGFPGSSASPR from the exons ATGTCCTCCGGCGACCTCGACGGCGCCGCCctcatcctctccctccccgaGGACGTACTCGCCCTGATCTCCGCGCGCCTTTGCACCCGCGACCTCCTcgcgctctccgccgcctcccgccgcctccgccacgcgctctacggcggcggcgccgacaaGGCCTGGCTCGCgcagtgccgccgcctcctcccctcgccgccccACCTCCTCGcctggcgcgccgccgccggcggatcCTCCCTCGCCGTCTGCCGCTTCCTCCactccgccgcgccgctgctcggCGCCCTCTGGGCCCACCAGAACCCCGAGCTCGgcaacctcgtcgccgccgtcccgggcTTCCTCTCCGTCGTTGCCGCCCGCGCCATCCCGCAGGAGCTCTCCCCGCGCCTCCGATGGGCACCCGTCTTcgagctcctcgccgacgccCATGGACGCCCCGCCATCCTATTCCTCCACGGCCACCAACCCGCCGACCTCTTCCCGGCccgcctctcctccctccagcCCCACGCCAACGTCCTCTTCCTCGAGGCCCAAACCGACCAGGACCCCAtcgctgcctcctcctcgcACCAGTTCCCCCGCCTCGCCttcggcgaccgccgccgcctgctcgacTCCCTCGTCGACGCCTGCCGCGTCACGCTCCCGCCCGACCTCGTCGCGGCCCCGCTCTTCGCGCGCTCCGAGGAGGACCTCCCGGTGCTCGCGGCGCGACGGGAGGCGATGCTGCGGCTGCACAGGGAGGCTGGCGGGGGCATGGTGCGCACGCCGGAGGTCCAGGGGCTCCTACTAGAAGCCAAGAAGAAGGCAGCGCCGTCGTCACCGAGCGACGGTGGGGAGAGGATTCGCCTGCGGAGGAGCCTCTCCGCTGTAGCAGTGGCCGTCAGGAACGGCCTGCGCCAGATGGTGACACGATCAGTGTCAGCGAATTCCAGGACTCAGTACATCGACACCAAACATCTGCTGTTGGCTGACTTCCTGCACACCGGTGAGAGTGTCGGCCTGAGCATCCGCGGCGCGAGAATGCGGCTGTCCACTTACCGTGCATGGCCGAGCATGCATGACAACCGCTTTGCGCTCTACAAGCTCACGGTGCAACCGCCCGTGCCAGGAAGGGAGTACTCCGGGCTGTGGGGAGGCACATTCGGGTGGCCTCCAGGGCGACCCGAGGATGAGTGCAAGCCCAGGAaggctctcttcttcttgctgctctcATACGAGGAGGACAGCGAGGGGAAGCCTCTGCTGATTGCGACTAAGGTGTTGGAGGGAACACACTACGTCGTGCATCCGAATGGGTCATCTATGTTTGTCGCAAGGATGGGTGAGCCGTCAACAGAGGCTTTTCCATGGCAGACCGATGGGGAGTCCCGAAATGTGGATGTGGAGAGGGGCTTTGCAGGAGAGGGCATTGCCACTGGGTATGGCTTCAGGTACCCTGGCTCAAAGCCTGGCTCACTGTTTGTCCTCCAGGATGGTCAGCTTGCGTTTGTTTGGAAAGAGACAGGGGCTGTGCTCACCTTGAAAAGACTGAATTTGGaagagttgctgaagaaagggGAGCGTGTGCCTGCATTGCAGCCAGTACCAAATTTTGCGTACCTTACAAAGTCTTACTCCAACGTCTTCACTGGTTTCCCTGGCAGTTCGGCTTCTCCCAG GTAA
- the LOC111257626 gene encoding uncharacterized protein LOC111257626: MPLHCISNIPCSNPHIVRRSSTMASPSPPAWADLLPEVLGEIVACLCDADVARLRAVCRAWHSAVACKLQDQEQEAMPWIVIPNGSFCTIGDTGVFFNRNSRLPRNVTCLGATDSWLALDCTDDVFRRTNSFDAYIRDGKFPEPRSDVKHEHNYLLHNPFYEKTVSLPELDSIAGHVNETFEIRKVLMRSASPNDLVAVTTNNDNCTIILCRPGKGSWVLPYLGVFDVAFFKDKLYGITRHEDLVAFDLADDDDGSPIVPNFKRVIRHPLADGEEDPWSWMDDDYDTDDGEESGDEAADSFNPDDGQLVPSDDEDGVDEEVPYEPKDYITTSRLLVESCGGQELLMVRRQVQSPPFHPPYTRKVELFKADIDAGRWVSVTGRDALPEGEAV; this comes from the exons ATGCCATTGCATTGCATATCAAACATCCCTTGCTCAAATCCACATATTGTAAGAAGAAGCTCGACGATGgcatcgccgtcgcctccaGCGTGGGCCGATCTCCTGCCGGAAGTCCTCGGCGAGATCGTCGCCTGCCTCTGCGACGCCGACGTCGCCCGCTTACGGGCCGTTTGCCGCGCATGGCACTCCGCCGTCGCGTGCAAGCTGCAGGACCAAGAGCAGGAGGCGATGCCGTGGATCGTGATCCCCAATGGCTCCTTCTGCACCATCGGCGACACCGGCGTCTTCTTCAACCGGAATTCCCGCCTGCCTCGCAACGTGACCTGCCTCGGCGCCACCGACAGCTGGCTCGCTCTCGACTGCACCGACGATGTGTTCCGGCGCACCAACAGCTTCGACGCGTATATCCGCGACGGCAAATTCCCCGAGCCCAGGAGCGACGTCAAGCACGAGCACAATTACCTGCTGCACAACCCCTTCTACGAAAAGACCGTGTCGCTCCCCGAGCTCGACTCCATCGCCGGCCATGTCAACGAGACGTTCGAGATCCGCAAGGTGCTCATGCGCTCCGCTAGTCCTAATGACCTCGTCGCCGTCACCACCAACAACGACAACTGCACCATCATCCTGTGCCGCCCCGGCAAGGGGAGCTGGGTGCTTCCCTACCTAGGCGTCTTCGATGTTGCTTTCTTCAAAGATAAACTCTACGGGATCACACGACATGAGGACCTAGTCGCCTTCGACcttgccgacgacgacgacgggagTCCAATTGTTCCCAATTTTAAGCGAGTCATCAGGCATCCGTTAGCTGATGGTGAAGAAGACCCGTGGAGCTGGATGGATGACGACTACGATACCGATGATGGAGAAGAGTCCGGTGATGAGGCAGCTGATAGCTTCAATCCTGATGATGGCCAGCTGGTTCCAAGCGATGACGAGGATGGGGTGGACGAGGAGGTGCCATATGAACCCAAGGACTACATCACGACCAGTAGGTTGCTTGTCGAGTCATGCGGCGGCCAAGAGTTGCTCATGGTGAGGCGGCAGGTGCAATCACCTCCATTTCACCCCCCTTACACTCGCAAGGTCGAGCTCTTCAAGGCGGACATCGATGCCGGCAGATGGGTTTCAGTCACGGGTCGTGATGCGCTACCTGAAGGCGAG GCCGTTTAG